In Flavobacterium cerinum, one genomic interval encodes:
- a CDS encoding transketolase family protein, giving the protein MKKYTNTGNKDTRSGFGAGLTELGQKNENVVALCADLIGSLKMDDFKKNHPERFFQIGIAEANMIGIAAGMTIGGKIPFTGTFANFSTGRVYDQIRQSVAYSDKNVKICASHAGLTLGEDGATHQILEDIGLMKMLPGMTVINTCDYNQTKAATLAIADHHGPVYLRFGRPSVPNFTPENGTFEIGKAVLLNEGTDVTIIATGHLVWEALVAAEALEAKGISAEVINIHTIKPLDEEAILKSVAKTGCVVTAEEHNMLGGLGESVARTLSLHNPAPQEYVAVQDSFGESGTPDQLMEKYKLNHQAIEAAAEKVLKRK; this is encoded by the coding sequence ATGAAAAAATACACCAATACAGGAAATAAAGATACCCGTTCCGGATTCGGAGCAGGATTAACCGAATTAGGACAAAAGAATGAAAATGTAGTCGCTTTATGTGCCGACCTTATCGGTTCATTAAAAATGGATGACTTCAAGAAAAATCATCCGGAGCGTTTTTTCCAGATCGGTATTGCCGAAGCAAATATGATCGGTATTGCAGCCGGAATGACAATTGGCGGAAAAATTCCTTTTACCGGAACTTTTGCTAACTTCTCAACCGGAAGAGTTTATGATCAGATTCGTCAATCAGTTGCTTATTCGGATAAAAACGTGAAAATTTGTGCTTCTCACGCCGGTTTAACTTTAGGAGAAGACGGTGCAACGCACCAAATCCTTGAAGATATCGGTTTAATGAAAATGCTACCGGGAATGACTGTAATCAATACTTGCGATTACAATCAAACTAAAGCAGCTACTTTAGCTATCGCTGATCATCACGGACCGGTTTACTTACGTTTCGGGCGTCCTTCCGTTCCAAACTTTACACCGGAAAACGGAACATTTGAAATCGGTAAAGCCGTTTTATTAAATGAAGGTACTGATGTAACGATTATCGCTACCGGACATTTAGTATGGGAAGCGCTTGTTGCTGCGGAAGCATTAGAGGCTAAAGGAATCAGTGCTGAAGTAATCAACATTCATACAATTAAACCACTGGACGAAGAAGCAATTCTTAAATCGGTTGCTAAAACAGGATGTGTGGTAACTGCTGAAGAGCACAACATGCTTGGCGGTTTAGGAGAAAGTGTAGCAAGAACATTATCATTACACAATCCGGCTCCACAAGAATATGTTGCCGTTCAGGATAGTTTCGGAGAAAGCGGAACACCGGATCAGTTAATGGAAAAATACAAACTGAACCACCAGGCTATCGAAGCAGCAGCTGAGAAAGTTTTAAAACGTAAATAA
- a CDS encoding transketolase, translating to MKPNTQQLNDLTIQVRRDILRMVHAVNSGHPGGSLGCTEFLVALYQNVMNRKEGFDMNGIGEDLFFLSNGHISPVFYSVLARSGYFPVSELATFRLINSRLQGHPTTHEGLPGIRVASGSLGQGMSVAIGAALTKKLNGDNHIVYSLHGDGELQEGQIWEAAMYASAKKVDNYIATVDLNGKQIDGTTEEVLSLGDLNAKFTAFGWDVLEIKEGNNLEAIIAGMTEAKSRTGKGKPVCVLLHTEMGNGVDFMMHTHAWHGKAPNDAQLESALAQNPETLGDY from the coding sequence ATGAAGCCTAACACTCAACAATTAAACGACTTAACAATTCAGGTTAGAAGAGATATCCTTCGTATGGTTCATGCTGTAAATTCAGGACACCCGGGTGGTTCTCTCGGATGTACAGAATTCCTGGTAGCTTTATACCAAAACGTAATGAACCGCAAAGAAGGTTTTGATATGAACGGTATTGGAGAAGACCTGTTTTTCCTTTCCAACGGACATATCTCACCGGTATTTTATAGCGTATTAGCCCGAAGCGGTTATTTCCCGGTATCGGAATTAGCTACTTTCCGTTTGATCAATTCTCGTTTACAAGGACATCCAACTACACATGAAGGACTTCCGGGTATTCGTGTAGCATCAGGATCATTAGGACAAGGAATGTCGGTAGCCATCGGTGCTGCTTTAACCAAAAAATTAAACGGAGACAATCATATCGTATACAGCTTACACGGTGACGGAGAGTTACAGGAAGGCCAGATATGGGAAGCTGCCATGTATGCTTCTGCTAAAAAAGTTGACAACTACATTGCTACAGTTGACCTTAACGGAAAACAAATTGACGGTACAACTGAGGAAGTTTTATCGCTTGGTGACCTAAATGCTAAATTCACAGCTTTCGGATGGGATGTTTTGGAAATCAAAGAAGGAAACAATCTTGAAGCAATTATTGCCGGAATGACCGAAGCGAAATCAAGAACCGGAAAAGGAAAACCGGTTTGTGTATTATTACATACCGAAATGGGTAACGGAGTTGATTTTATGATGCATACGCACGCTTGGCACGGAAAAGCACCTAACGATGCACAATTAGAGAGTGCTCTGGCGCAAAACCCTGAAACATTAGGCGACTATTAA
- a CDS encoding MDR family MFS transporter, producing the protein MKRFLTIYLDSYRGLSRPAWMLALVIFINRSGAMVLPFLGIYMTQALHFSLKEAGTVLSCFGLGAVTGSWLGGWLTDKVGHFKVQTASLFLSVPMFCVLPFFKSVTTLAIGIFILSVITDSFRPANSVSVAYYAKPENITRAFSLNRMAINLGFSIGPALGGLLALISYDWLFYGNAIGAVLAGSMFFFYFRNRKGNEAVLTKEAHEADSQKEISPYKDKQFILFNILTALYAICFFQLLSTLPLFYKEMHKLSEADIGMLLAYSGIVVFALEMLLVHIAERKMTSGQVIIIGTLLCGLSFSMLILPGKFLLLYSSMFFLCISEILVMPFVATVTVQRSGVTNRGAYMGFGALAYAVAHIVSPYCGTRIASFYGFDVLWIVTGVLTIITAIGFYFVMKKME; encoded by the coding sequence ATGAAACGATTTTTAACGATCTATCTGGATTCGTACCGGGGATTGTCGCGCCCGGCCTGGATGCTGGCTTTGGTTATTTTTATTAACAGAAGTGGTGCTATGGTACTGCCTTTTCTGGGTATTTATATGACTCAAGCGTTGCATTTCTCTTTAAAAGAAGCCGGAACGGTTTTAAGTTGTTTCGGATTGGGAGCGGTAACCGGATCCTGGTTAGGCGGGTGGCTAACGGATAAAGTAGGACATTTTAAAGTTCAGACGGCCAGTTTGTTTTTATCTGTACCGATGTTCTGTGTGCTTCCGTTTTTTAAAAGTGTTACAACATTAGCAATCGGAATCTTTATTTTAAGTGTGATCACCGATTCGTTTCGTCCGGCCAATTCGGTTTCGGTAGCTTATTATGCTAAACCGGAAAATATTACCCGCGCGTTTTCCTTAAATCGGATGGCGATTAACCTCGGATTTTCGATAGGTCCGGCTTTGGGTGGTTTGTTAGCACTTATTTCATACGATTGGCTTTTCTACGGGAACGCTATCGGTGCTGTGTTAGCCGGTAGTATGTTTTTCTTTTACTTCCGCAACCGAAAAGGAAATGAAGCAGTACTGACAAAAGAAGCGCATGAAGCGGATTCGCAAAAGGAAATTTCACCCTATAAAGATAAACAGTTTATTCTCTTTAATATATTGACGGCATTATATGCGATTTGTTTTTTTCAATTGTTGAGCACATTGCCGTTGTTTTATAAAGAGATGCATAAATTATCTGAAGCGGATATAGGGATGTTGTTAGCGTATAGCGGTATCGTGGTATTTGCGTTGGAAATGCTGTTGGTTCATATTGCCGAACGAAAAATGACTTCGGGACAAGTAATTATTATCGGAACCCTTCTTTGCGGTTTGTCCTTTTCCATGCTGATTTTACCGGGTAAATTTTTATTGCTGTATAGCTCCATGTTCTTTTTGTGTATTTCCGAAATACTGGTGATGCCATTTGTAGCCACTGTAACCGTTCAGCGTTCGGGAGTGACAAATCGCGGCGCTTATATGGGATTCGGTGCTTTGGCTTATGCAGTAGCGCATATTGTTTCGCCGTATTGCGGAACCCGAATCGCTTCGTTTTATGGTTTTGATGTACTTTGGATTGTAACAGGTGTGCTAACAATAATAACGGCTATAGGATTTTATTTTGTAATGAAAAAAATGGAATAG
- the tgt gene encoding tRNA guanosine(34) transglycosylase Tgt: MKFDLLHKDPLSKARAGSITTDHGVIETPIFMPVGTVASVKGVHQRELKNDINPDIILGNTYHLYLRPQTEILEKAGGLHKFMNWDRNILTDSGGYQVYSLSSNRKIKEEGVKFKSHIDGSYHFFSPENVMEIQRTIGADIIMAFDECTPYPCDYRYAKRSMHMTHRWLDRCITHLEKLPFKYGYEQTFFPIVQGSTYKDLRQQSAEYIASVGAQGNAIGGLSVGEPAEEMYAMTEVVTAILPEDKPRYLMGVGTPINILENIALGIDMFDCVMPTRNARNGMLFTANGSINIKNKKWEADFSPIDEMGITFVDTEYSKAYLRHLFAANEYLGKQIATIHNLGFYMWLVREARQHILAGDFYEWKQKMVKQMSQRL; the protein is encoded by the coding sequence ATGAAGTTCGATTTATTACACAAAGATCCGCTATCTAAAGCAAGAGCGGGAAGTATAACTACCGATCACGGTGTCATTGAAACACCGATATTTATGCCAGTAGGAACGGTGGCTTCTGTAAAAGGAGTACACCAGCGTGAATTAAAAAATGATATTAACCCGGATATTATTTTAGGGAATACCTATCATTTATACCTGCGTCCGCAAACCGAAATTCTGGAGAAAGCCGGAGGATTACACAAGTTCATGAACTGGGATCGTAATATATTAACGGATAGTGGCGGTTATCAGGTGTATTCACTTTCTTCTAATCGGAAAATCAAAGAAGAAGGAGTGAAATTTAAATCCCATATTGATGGTTCATATCACTTTTTTTCACCGGAAAACGTAATGGAAATCCAACGTACAATCGGAGCGGATATTATCATGGCTTTCGATGAATGTACACCGTATCCTTGTGATTATCGTTATGCGAAACGTTCGATGCATATGACACACCGTTGGTTGGATCGTTGTATCACGCATCTTGAAAAATTACCTTTTAAATACGGTTATGAACAAACTTTTTTCCCGATTGTTCAGGGAAGTACTTATAAAGATTTGCGTCAACAATCGGCAGAATATATAGCGAGTGTCGGAGCGCAGGGTAATGCAATTGGCGGACTTTCAGTTGGGGAACCGGCTGAAGAAATGTATGCAATGACGGAAGTGGTTACGGCCATTTTACCGGAAGATAAACCGCGTTACCTGATGGGAGTGGGAACACCAATCAATATTCTTGAAAATATCGCATTGGGAATTGATATGTTTGATTGCGTAATGCCAACCCGTAATGCGCGTAACGGAATGTTGTTTACGGCTAACGGAAGTATCAATATCAAAAATAAGAAATGGGAAGCCGATTTCTCTCCGATCGATGAAATGGGAATTACCTTTGTAGATACTGAATATTCAAAAGCCTATTTACGTCACTTGTTTGCAGCAAATGAATACTTAGGAAAACAGATTGCTACAATTCACAATCTGGGCTTTTATATGTGGTTGGTTCGCGAAGCCAGACAACATATTCTTGCCGGTGATTTTTATGAATGGAAGCAAAAAATGGTGAAACAAATGAGCCAGCGTTTATAA
- a CDS encoding LptF/LptG family permease produces the protein MKIIDKYILKRYLGTFSVMLLMFIPIGIVIDVSEKINKMLANKVPLTAILKYYYDFTIYFANLLFPIFLFLSVIWFTSKLANNTEIIAILSSGISFSRFLRPYIIGATLVSLFSLVMGFFLVPKASQGFNDFRYNYLSSNPTVRENQDVYRQISKDEFIYVSNFNYESKIAFNFTYEKFKGDQLEYKINASRIKWNPADSTYTLFNYSKRTIGKLDDVIERRDQKKVDMDFDLEDLTPVVYVAETMTLGELNRFIEKEKQRGSPNINTYLVVKYKKYSIPVSAFILTIIAVSVSSMKRRGGMGVNLALGIAIAFTFIFFDKIFATLAEKSSIPPLVAVWFSNFVFGILAVYLLRNAKR, from the coding sequence ATGAAAATAATTGATAAATATATTTTAAAACGTTATCTGGGAACCTTTTCGGTAATGTTATTGATGTTCATCCCGATTGGGATTGTAATTGACGTTTCCGAAAAAATCAATAAGATGCTGGCTAATAAAGTGCCGCTAACAGCGATTTTAAAATACTATTACGACTTTACAATATATTTTGCCAACCTGCTTTTTCCGATATTCCTGTTTTTATCGGTAATCTGGTTTACCTCAAAACTGGCTAATAATACTGAAATTATTGCCATTTTAAGTTCCGGAATTTCGTTTAGTCGCTTTTTGCGGCCTTACATTATCGGTGCAACACTGGTGTCGTTGTTTTCTTTGGTAATGGGATTTTTTCTCGTACCGAAAGCAAGTCAGGGATTTAATGATTTCCGGTACAATTATCTCTCCAGTAATCCTACCGTCAGGGAAAATCAGGATGTCTACCGGCAAATTAGTAAAGATGAATTTATCTATGTGAGTAATTTTAATTATGAATCAAAGATTGCGTTCAACTTTACTTATGAAAAATTTAAAGGGGATCAGTTAGAATATAAGATCAATGCAAGTCGAATCAAATGGAATCCGGCTGATAGTACGTATACTTTATTTAATTACAGTAAGCGTACCATTGGTAAACTGGACGATGTTATTGAAAGAAGAGATCAGAAAAAAGTAGACATGGATTTTGATCTGGAGGATTTAACTCCGGTAGTATATGTTGCCGAAACGATGACATTAGGAGAATTAAACCGTTTTATTGAAAAAGAAAAACAGCGAGGTTCACCCAATATCAATACCTATCTGGTTGTAAAATATAAAAAATACAGTATTCCGGTTTCGGCCTTTATTCTGACTATTATAGCCGTTTCAGTATCTTCAATGAAACGAAGAGGAGGAATGGGAGTGAATCTGGCATTGGGAATTGCAATTGCCTTTACTTTTATCTTTTTCGATAAGATCTTTGCTACACTGGCCGAAAAATCCAGTATTCCGCCATTGGTTGCCGTATGGTTTTCCAATTTTGTTTTCGGAATTTTAGCCGTATATCTCCTTAGAAATGCAAAACGATAA
- a CDS encoding DMT family transporter yields the protein MQNDNIKSYVHLHLIVFIWGFTAVLGGLITLQALPLVWYRMMIALSLIFLFLLFRKRPVAVSGKVATGFLLGGLVIALHWLTFFMAIKVSNISVTLACLSTGAFFASFLEPIFYGRKMIWYEVLFGVIVVIGLGIIFKVEGNYVEGIVLALISAFLSALFSVINGKFAQKHEASVITFYELLGGVGFLTLYMLFSGYFTKDFFILSMSDCIWLLVLGSICTAYAFLASVKVMKYLSPYTVMLTINLEPIYGIILAVLVFKEKEKMSSSFYMGAAIILLTVILNGVAKNYKKIKTN from the coding sequence ATGCAAAACGATAATATTAAAAGTTATGTACACCTCCATTTAATCGTTTTTATATGGGGGTTTACTGCTGTTTTAGGCGGATTGATCACATTACAAGCATTGCCGTTGGTATGGTATCGAATGATGATTGCTTTATCATTGATTTTCCTTTTTCTTTTATTCCGTAAACGACCGGTTGCGGTTTCGGGTAAAGTAGCGACCGGCTTTTTACTCGGCGGACTCGTTATTGCCCTACATTGGCTAACCTTTTTTATGGCAATTAAGGTCTCCAATATATCAGTTACATTGGCTTGTCTTTCTACCGGTGCCTTTTTTGCATCCTTTCTGGAACCGATTTTTTACGGGCGGAAAATGATCTGGTACGAAGTATTGTTCGGTGTTATCGTCGTTATCGGATTGGGAATCATTTTTAAGGTGGAAGGAAACTATGTGGAAGGAATTGTTCTGGCTCTGATTTCGGCTTTTTTATCGGCATTATTTTCAGTGATCAATGGAAAATTTGCACAAAAGCACGAGGCTTCGGTAATTACGTTTTATGAATTGCTGGGCGGTGTAGGCTTTCTTACGCTTTATATGTTGTTCTCAGGCTATTTTACTAAAGACTTCTTTATACTATCCATGTCGGATTGCATTTGGTTGCTGGTATTAGGCTCGATTTGTACGGCCTATGCGTTTCTGGCATCGGTAAAAGTAATGAAGTATCTAAGTCCGTATACCGTTATGCTAACCATCAACCTGGAGCCTATTTACGGAATTATTTTAGCTGTTTTAGTCTTTAAGGAAAAGGAAAAAATGAGCTCGTCGTTTTATATGGGAGCAGCGATAATACTGCTCACGGTTATACTGAACGGAGTGGCTAAGAACTATAAAAAAATAAAAACAAATTAA
- a CDS encoding acetyl-CoA carboxylase carboxyltransferase subunit alpha, with translation MEYLDFELPIKELEDQLDKCQIIGLESDVDVSNTCKQIEKKLEETKRNIYKNLTAWQRVQLSRHPSRPYTMDHVRALCGDTFLELFGDRGVKDDKAMIGGLGKIGGQSFMIVGQQKGYNTKTRQYRNFGMANPEGYRKALRLMKMAEKFGIPVVTLVDTPGAYPGLEAEERGQGEAIARNIFEMIRLKVPIITVIVGEGASGGALGIGVGDKVYMLENTWYSVISPESCSSILWRSWEYKEQAAEALKLTSYDMKKQKLIDDIIPEPLGGAHYDRETTFKTVEQYIMKGYNELKDLSTEELVEQRMDKYSKMGEFKE, from the coding sequence ATGGAATATTTAGATTTTGAACTTCCTATTAAAGAGCTTGAAGATCAATTGGATAAATGTCAGATCATAGGTCTTGAATCGGATGTAGACGTATCAAATACTTGCAAACAAATCGAGAAGAAATTAGAAGAAACGAAAAGAAATATCTATAAAAATCTAACGGCTTGGCAACGTGTACAGTTATCAAGACATCCAAGCAGACCCTATACAATGGATCACGTTAGAGCGCTTTGCGGAGATACTTTCCTTGAACTTTTTGGAGACAGAGGAGTTAAGGACGACAAAGCAATGATCGGTGGTTTAGGTAAAATCGGAGGTCAGTCCTTTATGATCGTTGGTCAGCAAAAAGGATACAATACTAAAACAAGACAGTACCGTAACTTCGGTATGGCAAATCCGGAAGGATATCGTAAAGCACTTCGTTTAATGAAAATGGCCGAAAAATTCGGAATTCCTGTAGTTACTTTAGTAGATACTCCGGGTGCATATCCGGGATTGGAAGCGGAAGAAAGAGGACAAGGTGAAGCGATTGCCAGAAATATTTTCGAAATGATTCGTTTAAAAGTGCCGATCATCACTGTTATTGTGGGTGAAGGTGCTTCAGGTGGAGCATTAGGAATTGGTGTTGGTGATAAAGTATATATGTTAGAAAACACCTGGTATTCGGTAATTTCTCCGGAATCGTGTTCTTCGATCTTATGGAGAAGCTGGGAATATAAAGAGCAGGCTGCCGAAGCATTGAAACTGACATCATACGACATGAAAAAGCAAAAACTGATCGATGATATTATCCCGGAACCGCTTGGTGGTGCCCATTACGACAGAGAAACCACTTTTAAAACAGTTGAACAGTATATCATGAAAGGATATAATGAGTTAAAAGACTTATCAACAGAAGAATTGGTGGAACAGCGTATGGATAAATACAGCAAAATGGGTGAGTTCAAAGAATAA
- the dnaB gene encoding replicative DNA helicase codes for MENLKNINPIRVDKTTIINLEKGKLPPQALDLEEAVLGAMMIDKKGVDEVIDILQPDAFYKDAHKYIFEAIVELFNDTQPIDLLTVSAQLKKNGKLELSGGDFYLIQLTQKISSSAHIEFHSRIILQKYIQRSLIKISNEIIEESYDETTDVFDLLDKAESKLYEVTQGNIKRSSETAQSLVIQAKKRIEEISNKEGLSGIPTGFHDLDKLTSGWQPSDLIIIAARPGMGKTAFVLSMARNMAIDAGAPVALFSLEMSSVQLITRLISSETGLSSEKLRTGKLEKHEWEQLSIKVKNLEKAPLYIDDTPSLSIFDLRAKARRLASQYGIKMIVIDYLQLMTAGGGGKGGGNREQEISTISRNLKALAKELNVPVIALSQLSRAVETRGASKRPLLSDLRESGAIEQDADIVSFIYRPEYYKIDEWDDEERSPTQGQAEFIVAKHRNGGLDNIRLKFIGNLGKFDNLDDFSSPFDELPSRMNADDTAFITKNLPSANEAFGSNMNNFDDDSDVPF; via the coding sequence ATGGAAAACCTCAAAAACATAAACCCCATTCGAGTAGATAAAACTACTATCATTAACCTGGAAAAAGGGAAATTGCCACCTCAGGCACTAGACCTAGAAGAAGCAGTTTTGGGTGCGATGATGATCGATAAAAAAGGTGTGGACGAGGTAATTGATATCTTACAACCCGATGCCTTTTATAAAGACGCACACAAATACATTTTCGAAGCAATTGTTGAACTTTTCAATGATACGCAACCAATTGACTTATTAACGGTATCGGCTCAATTAAAGAAAAACGGTAAGCTGGAATTGTCCGGTGGCGATTTCTATCTGATTCAGCTCACCCAGAAAATTTCATCTTCCGCACACATCGAGTTTCACTCGCGTATTATCCTGCAAAAATACATTCAGCGAAGTCTGATTAAGATTTCAAATGAGATTATTGAGGAAAGTTACGACGAAACAACCGATGTTTTCGACTTGTTGGATAAAGCAGAATCGAAACTGTATGAAGTAACGCAGGGAAATATTAAAAGAAGTTCCGAAACGGCACAGAGTTTAGTAATTCAGGCTAAAAAACGAATTGAAGAAATTTCGAATAAAGAAGGATTGAGTGGTATTCCGACCGGTTTCCACGATCTGGATAAACTAACCTCCGGTTGGCAGCCTTCGGATTTAATTATTATTGCGGCACGTCCGGGTATGGGTAAAACCGCATTCGTACTTTCGATGGCGCGAAATATGGCAATCGATGCCGGTGCACCGGTAGCTTTATTCTCACTGGAGATGTCATCCGTACAGTTGATCACGCGTTTAATCTCTTCCGAAACTGGTTTATCTTCCGAAAAACTGCGTACCGGAAAATTGGAAAAACACGAATGGGAACAGCTTTCAATTAAAGTAAAAAACCTTGAAAAAGCACCGTTGTATATCGATGATACACCTTCGCTTTCCATTTTTGACTTACGTGCCAAAGCCAGACGTCTGGCCTCACAATATGGAATTAAAATGATCGTAATCGATTACCTTCAGTTAATGACTGCCGGTGGAGGTGGTAAAGGAGGCGGAAACCGTGAGCAGGAAATCTCGACCATTTCCCGAAACTTAAAAGCACTGGCAAAAGAGTTAAATGTTCCGGTAATTGCTCTGTCGCAGTTATCGCGTGCCGTAGAAACCCGTGGAGCCAGTAAACGACCGTTACTTTCCGACTTAAGGGAGTCCGGAGCGATTGAGCAGGATGCCGATATCGTATCGTTTATCTATCGTCCGGAATACTATAAAATTGATGAATGGGATGATGAAGAACGTTCGCCAACACAAGGTCAGGCTGAATTTATCGTTGCAAAACACCGTAACGGGGGATTGGATAATATCCGTCTGAAGTTTATCGGAAATCTCGGTAAATTTGACAATTTAGATGATTTTAGCTCACCATTCGATGAATTACCTTCGCGAATGAATGCCGATGATACTGCATTTATAACCAAAAATCTTCCTTCTGCTAATGAAGCTTTCGGAAGTAATATGAATAATTTTGACGATGACAGCGATGTTCCGTTTTAA
- a CDS encoding asparagine synthetase B has protein sequence MRLKLTLYITLLLLFSLSAKAAFILLPMEAEGQQNHLKAYGITYWALDKQYKVSWLLNYRGGSFLLPDAPEIRKECQIRGVTFEVLSDGKANSILDEISSPSQNMETVVLEKAPKIAVYTPKGKQPWDDAVTLVLTYAEIPFKAIYDEEVLSDALLLYDWLHLHHEDFTGQYGKFFGAYRNAPWYIEQKREAEALATKLGFRKVSEEKLAVANKIRDFVIGGGFMFAMCSATDSFDIALSAEGVDICEPMFDGDDSDANYQSRIDYNKSFAFKDFILERNPMVYEFSDIDMSRKRKVIPENDYFSLMEYSAKWDPIPSMLCQNHTQLIKGFMGQTTAFDSDRIKSSVLIMGENKSNGEARYIHGTRGKGMFTFYGGHDPEDYEHRVGDAPTVLDLHPNSPGYRLILNNVLFPAARKKKLKT, from the coding sequence ATGCGTCTTAAATTAACCCTCTATATCACTTTATTACTGTTGTTCTCGCTGTCGGCAAAAGCCGCTTTTATTCTGTTACCGATGGAAGCAGAAGGACAACAAAACCATTTGAAAGCTTATGGGATTACCTATTGGGCTTTGGATAAACAATACAAAGTAAGTTGGTTACTCAATTATAGAGGCGGTTCATTTTTGTTACCGGATGCACCGGAAATCCGTAAAGAATGCCAGATTCGCGGCGTTACATTTGAAGTCCTTTCAGACGGAAAGGCTAATAGTATACTCGATGAAATCAGTTCGCCATCACAAAATATGGAAACCGTTGTATTGGAAAAAGCGCCCAAAATTGCAGTATATACACCAAAAGGAAAACAACCCTGGGATGATGCCGTTACTTTGGTGTTGACTTATGCGGAGATTCCATTTAAAGCTATATATGACGAAGAAGTTTTAAGTGACGCCTTGTTATTATACGATTGGTTGCACTTACACCACGAAGATTTTACCGGTCAGTATGGGAAATTTTTCGGAGCTTATCGCAATGCACCGTGGTATATTGAACAGAAAAGAGAAGCAGAAGCACTGGCTACTAAATTAGGATTCCGTAAAGTGTCTGAAGAAAAACTGGCAGTAGCCAATAAAATAAGAGATTTTGTAATCGGTGGCGGTTTTATGTTTGCGATGTGTTCGGCAACGGATAGTTTTGATATTGCATTGTCTGCCGAAGGGGTTGATATTTGTGAACCGATGTTTGATGGTGATGATAGTGATGCAAATTACCAATCGAGAATTGATTACAACAAGAGTTTTGCCTTTAAAGATTTTATATTGGAAAGAAATCCGATGGTTTATGAGTTTTCCGATATTGATATGTCCCGCAAACGAAAAGTAATTCCGGAAAACGATTATTTTTCATTGATGGAATATTCAGCAAAATGGGATCCGATTCCAAGTATGCTGTGTCAGAATCATACACAGTTGATTAAAGGTTTTATGGGACAGACAACAGCTTTTGACAGTGACCGGATCAAATCGAGCGTACTGATTATGGGGGAAAATAAAAGTAATGGAGAGGCGCGATATATTCATGGAACACGAGGAAAAGGAATGTTCACTTTTTATGGAGGTCATGATCCGGAAGATTATGAACATCGTGTAGGTGATGCACCAACCGTTCTGGATTTGCATCCTAATTCACCGGGTTATCGTTTAATTTTAAATAACGTGCTATTTCCTGCTGCAAGAAAGAAAAAATTGAAAACTTAG
- a CDS encoding sensor histidine kinase: protein MEIISAVIYTFIAFVLMIIAVLFFVYYSRKKIIQKELEKKDLEIDYQKKLLQATILTQEKERERIAQDLHDDISSKLNIISLNSHLLASADLSPVEVKEITDNIVTTTAVVLESSRTIAHNLLPPILDKFGLHAAIEELCQQCSGGDIRIDYKNGYKQRIFETIPNEQHLHIFRILQELINNSLRHGKATRITINFDIDKNETHCHYSDNGKGFDTKEIKKLAGLGMKNIESRVAMLHGTLKVESEINKGIQVTIKF from the coding sequence ATGGAAATAATCAGCGCGGTGATCTACACGTTCATTGCGTTTGTTCTTATGATTATTGCCGTGCTGTTTTTTGTGTATTATTCCCGGAAAAAAATCATTCAAAAAGAACTGGAGAAGAAAGATCTTGAAATCGATTATCAGAAAAAACTGTTACAAGCAACTATCCTGACTCAGGAAAAAGAAAGGGAGCGGATTGCACAGGATTTGCATGATGATATTAGTTCGAAGCTTAATATCATTTCGCTTAATAGTCACTTATTGGCTTCCGCTGATTTATCACCGGTTGAAGTAAAAGAAATAACAGATAATATTGTTACGACTACTGCTGTAGTTCTGGAAAGTTCCCGTACAATAGCCCATAATTTATTGCCGCCGATATTGGATAAATTCGGTTTGCATGCTGCGATCGAAGAATTGTGTCAGCAATGTAGCGGAGGCGATATCAGGATCGATTATAAAAACGGTTATAAACAACGGATTTTTGAAACAATTCCTAACGAACAACACCTGCATATTTTCAGAATTTTACAGGAATTGATCAATAATTCGTTGCGACATGGTAAAGCAACACGTATTACAATCAATTTTGATATAGATAAAAACGAAACACATTGTCATTATTCTGATAACGGAAAAGGATTTGATACAAAAGAAATTAAAAAACTGGCAGGTCTCGGTATGAAAAATATCGAAAGTAGGGTAGCAATGTTACATGGTACATTGAAGGTAGAAAGTGAAATCAATAAAGGAATTCAAGTGACGATAAAATTTTAA